In a genomic window of bacterium:
- the rodA gene encoding rod shape-determining protein RodA, whose product MKKWFSFDLWLLLPALFLSLLSILLLATLSGEDHLAIYQGVFLVLGLIVFFSFSRLYYQTLFGFWPYLYVFGVLLLVVVLIVGETKFGSSRWISLGFFNLQPSEIFKVILVISLVGYLKEQKRVEAKEFFIFLFLLFLPVFLVAKEPDLGTAIVYLVSGVLIYFFSGKNRKFLYIFLAILLISIPLVFNFVLKPYQKERIFTFLNPKEDILGSGYNVWQSMIAIGSGGMWGKGLGRGTQSQLQFLPIRYADFIFATAAEALGFAGSLIIILLCLGLVFRILQIAYQAEEELAYLATLAFGSIFLFQIIVNIGMNLGIMPITGLPLVFLGYGGSSLLTSYLILGIISNICRRSRKLEFS is encoded by the coding sequence ATGAAAAAATGGTTTTCTTTTGATCTTTGGCTTCTTTTGCCGGCTCTTTTCCTTTCTCTTTTAAGCATTCTTCTTTTGGCTACTCTTTCAGGTGAGGATCATTTAGCGATTTATCAGGGCGTTTTCCTTGTGTTGGGTCTGATAGTTTTCTTTTCTTTTTCTCGTCTTTATTACCAAACTCTATTTGGTTTTTGGCCTTATCTTTATGTTTTTGGAGTTTTATTATTGGTTGTGGTTTTAATTGTAGGGGAAACTAAGTTTGGTTCTTCGCGGTGGATTAGTCTTGGTTTTTTTAACCTTCAGCCTTCAGAGATTTTTAAAGTTATTTTGGTTATAAGTTTAGTTGGTTATCTAAAAGAACAGAAAAGGGTAGAGGCCAAAGAATTTTTTATTTTTTTATTTTTATTGTTTTTGCCTGTGTTTTTGGTGGCTAAAGAACCTGATTTAGGGACAGCGATTGTTTATTTGGTTTCAGGGGTTTTAATCTATTTTTTTTCAGGCAAAAACCGCAAATTTTTGTATATTTTTCTAGCTATTCTTTTGATTAGTATTCCTTTGGTTTTTAATTTTGTCCTCAAGCCTTACCAAAAGGAAAGAATCTTTACTTTTTTGAATCCTAAAGAAGATATTTTGGGTTCTGGATACAATGTTTGGCAGTCAATGATAGCTATAGGTTCAGGGGGGATGTGGGGAAAAGGCTTGGGAAGGGGGACCCAAAGCCAATTACAATTTCTTCCTATTAGGTATGCTGATTTTATCTTTGCTACCGCTGCCGAAGCATTGGGTTTTGCTGGTTCACTGATAATAATCCTTCTATGTCTGGGTTTAGTTTTTAGAATTTTGCAGATTGCTTATCAAGCTGAAGAAGAGTTGGCTTATTTAGCAACATTGGCTTTTGGTTCTATTTTTCTTTTTCAAATTATAGTTAATATTGGTATGAATTTAGGAATTATGCCTATTACTGGTCTGCCTTTGGTTTTTTTGGGTTATGGGGGGTCTTCTTTGCTGACCAGTTATTTAATCTTAGGTATTATTTCTAATATTTGCCGTCGTAGTCGCAAACTTGAGTTTAGCTAA